TCTTGCCCGAGCAGTACCGTATGTTCCTGCAAGGGTATTTTTACATCGGCCTCGTGGTCGTCATCGGCCTGGGAGGCATTGGGTACGCGTTTTCGCAGGGCTTGTTCGGCATGGCAAAGGGCTTGATGTTTTTGTACTCAGTCCTCGTCATCATTGGCGGGTTGCTGCCTCTTCTCGGACGGTTTGTTTCGCTTCCGTTTCCTGTTGAGGGCGTTGTTCAGGCAGGAATTATTATTCTGCTCGGCGTCGTTGGAACGGTGTGGGGCTTGAAAGCGTACATGTAATGTTGCGCGTTTTCTCGAGGTGGCAGATCCGTTTTGGCTGGAGAGAGCGCTTCATTGGTGAGCGTGAGAAAAGAACGTGAGAAGAGAGAACAGGCGGGGGGTGCCCTATTGGATTTTGACGTGCTTGCCAATGGCTTGGCCGGGCATGCCTTTCTCGAAGATGGCTCTCACGGCGCCGCTCTTGCCGTGCGCCGCGACAACTTTGCCGTGGATGAGGGATTTCCCCGTGTGGAAGGTCACGTTTTTCCCGATGAGTTTCTCCGCAGCGTCCCGGCTGGTTACTTTGGGCACCGTCAGGATGAGGTGGTGCGGCGTGACGGTGTGCCTGTTTCTTCGATAACTTGCTATGCGGGCTTCCATTGCGCCTTCCCGAAACCCTGTTTTGTTTAAAAGCTTTTTCCTCGGTGTTTTCAGAACGCGATTCCGAAGGCGTGGAGGAGGAGGACGAGGGCAAGGCCGAAAAGGCCGCCGATGGTGACGATGAGGACGCTCCAGACGTTGATGGTGAGCGCGGGGATGAGGAATATTTTGAGGGCGAAGAGGGCGAAGAAGCCGATGATGGCGTTGAGGGCGATGATGATGCTTTTTTTGAGAAGCCACCAGAGTCCGAAGGCAAAGAGGACAGCGACGACGATGCTAAGAATGACCCATATGTTCAGCATGAGTTTCACCTTGGTTGTTTTGTTTCAGCGCCAATGGTATCCCCTCTTGGAAGCGAGCAAGCCGGTTATGCCTCCAAGGATAAGAATGCCCGCGATGGTGTATTCGATGATGTTGGGGAAGAGTATGATGAGGACGCCGGCCAGGATGGCCAGGACGCTGGCGGAGGTAGTGACGTCGCTGACGAATCGTGTGTGTCGCATCGGGAGTGTGTGAAGACGGGTTTGTTTATATATTCATCGGTGGGGGTGTGTGGCTTTAGCAAGGAGGTCTTGCTTGGTTGGTGCTTGTCGAGGGTTGTTGGCGGGCATTCCTTTCGTCGGTGCAAGCGTTTCCTTGAGAGCCTGCGTGAATGGTTTTTCTCTGAAGGTCTGGGATGACACGATCCGCGAGGAGTTTGAGGTTGTAGCAGTCATGCGCGTTGTATCGCAAGAGGAGTTCAAGGTAGTGCTGGTTGTTTGTGGCGAGGAACGTGTGCCAGAGCGTGACTGCGTCTTCTCCGCGAGTGAACATGACGTCTTCGTCGCGGGGGATGTTGAGTTCTTGCTCGATGGCTTTGAGCCCTCCCGTGAGTCCTATTCTGCGGCAGACGTGGCGAAGGTCAATGCGAGGAACGGGCGGGAGGACGCGGCCGAAGTAGCGTTCAAGGAGGGGGAGGTCGAAGCTGTTGCCGTTGAAGGTTACCAGGCAGGTTGCGCCTGTGAGGAGGTGTTGGATGGTGTGCTTGGAGAGGTTTGCGCCGCGGATGAGTTGCACCGTGTTGTTCCCGTCGGAGATGCCGAAAACAGTAATTTTGCCTCGTGCGCAGGTTTCGATGTCGATGTAGCGTGCGCCTTGAGAAAAGAGCGGGTGGGTGTAAGCGCGCCAGTGTTCAGCGAGGGGGATGGCGCGGTAGAAGAAGGACGTGTTTTCTTCGTTCAATGCCTTGTTTGCAAAGTGAAGGAGGAGCTTTCCTTGGGCGAGGGTTGTTGGGCCGATGCCCGGGATGGTTTTTGCCTTGAGAAAGTCGTTCCACGTGTAGACGTGCTGGTTCCAGAGTTTTCGCTCTGTTGTTCTTCCGATGCGGGGGAGGTGGAGGAAGGTGCTGGTGAGGAGGGACGTTTTGTTTGCAAGGAGGGGTGCAACGCCGTAAGCGGTGTTGGTGGCAGTGCTCGTTGTGGCGCGGGTTATGGCGTTGGTAGCGGCGGTCATGGATGGCTGAGGACGGGAACGAAACGCTTGCGTTTGCGCTTCGCTTTTTGCCATTATTTAATTTCTTCGCCGCTCCGTGTCCAGTGCTTTGCACCCGGTGCTTTGCGCTTTGAGCTGGTGAGAACGAGTGAACACGGCCGCGGCGGAAGCCAACAATCGCGTCTAACCGGTTTCGACGTTGGGCGGGGGCGGGACGGGGTCTGGCGGGTTGTACGTGAAGGGCTTGCATTGGAGGTAGCCGAAGGGTTGGACTGCTTCGCACACGCCAGGGTTGGTTCCTCGGTGGCAGGATGCGCCTTCATTTTCTTTTACGTCGCACTTGCCGTCTTGGGAGCAACGCGTCACGCAGGCCTGATCCGTTCCGTCTTGGACGCAGATGCGGCCGACGTCTTCAGGCGGGACTTGGCACGTTGTCGAGCCGGGTTCTCCTTCGCAGCGCATGGGGCATTTTGCGTACGCGTCCGAGCAGAGCGTGCCGGGAGGCGCTGCTCCTTGTTCGCATTCTCCTGCTTGGTTGCACATGCCGCAGTTCCCCCCGCAGAGCGTGAGTGAAGGTTGGCATCCGTACCCGCTCTTGCCGATGTCTATGACGCCTTGGCCGCCGAGGGGTGCGCATTCCCAGCATTCCTCCGTTCCGCCAAGGGCTTGAACACACGAGAGGGGGTTGCATTGGAGGCCGCCGACTCCTGGCGGGCCGCTCCCGAGGCCGCCGCACTCGTTGGTTTCCACCTCGTTGAGGGGCGTGGGTGGCGGGCAGAATGCTTGGACGTCCATGCGCAGTTTGATCTGGGCGGTGAAGTCGGTGAATCCTTCCTTGGTTTCCATTTGTATTGAGGGGTCCGCGCAGGTTACGGTGAGGAGGACTGCTGCTTTCTTGGTGAGTGCGCTGCGCTCCTGCCAGTTGTGGTTTGAGTTTGGGTCGATGTCGTCTTCGTAGATGTCCTCCCATAGTTTGTTAATCGGACGCAGCGGCGGGTTAACGTTGTAGAGCCCCGCGTACGCGGTTCCTTTATTGATTTGTTCTCGAAGAACTGTGCCGGTTCCGAAAAGGGCGCCTTCCGTGTCGGGGTCTACCGGGCATCCGTAGTTGAGATGTGGCTTGTCTTTGTAGGGCCGCGTGTCTCCTGGTTCAGTGAGGTCTACGACGTTGCCGTTTGCCGTGACGCCCTTGAAATAGTCTTGAAGGTAGGTGACTTGCGGGTCGCCGTGAGGAATGGAGCTGAGACTTACTTCTGCATCAGTCATGTCGTACTTGTG
The DNA window shown above is from Candidatus Woesearchaeota archaeon and carries:
- a CDS encoding DUF3096 domain-containing protein translates to MRHTRFVSDVTTSASVLAILAGVLIILFPNIIEYTIAGILILGGITGLLASKRGYHWR
- a CDS encoding 50S ribosomal protein L35ae (the function of this ribosomal subunit is unknown) translates to MEARIASYRRNRHTVTPHHLILTVPKVTSRDAAEKLIGKNVTFHTGKSLIHGKVVAAHGKSGAVRAIFEKGMPGQAIGKHVKIQ
- a CDS encoding sigmaK-factor processing regulatory BofA, whose amino-acid sequence is MLNIWVILSIVVAVLFAFGLWWLLKKSIIIALNAIIGFFALFALKIFLIPALTINVWSVLIVTIGGLFGLALVLLLHAFGIAF